In one Sulfurihydrogenibium sp. genomic region, the following are encoded:
- a CDS encoding lysozyme inhibitor LprI family protein, translating to MRRLKISRLLVAFLLLILPAVGFGEEKEKKHPIDIWLEKCMEIENYTTAGMLSCSSQALDKWDKELNRIYKELMKKLSPEERELLKQSQLQWVKFRDAEFKFLDNLYLGIGTMIPVMIMGEN from the coding sequence ATGAGAAGGCTTAAAATTTCTAGACTTTTAGTAGCTTTTCTATTGCTTATTTTACCCGCCGTAGGATTTGGGGAGGAAAAAGAAAAAAAGCATCCGATAGATATATGGTTAGAAAAATGTATGGAAATAGAAAATTACACTACAGCAGGGATGTTAAGCTGTTCATCTCAAGCTTTAGATAAGTGGGATAAAGAACTAAATAGAATTTATAAGGAGTTAATGAAGAAACTTTCTCCAGAAGAAAGGGAACTTTTAAAACAAAGTCAACTACAATGGGTTAAATTTAGAGATGCCGAGTTTAAGTTTTTAGATAATCTTTACTTAGGAATTGGTACTATGATTCCAGTAATGATAATGGGAGAAAATTAG